The following coding sequences are from one Selenomonas sputigena ATCC 35185 window:
- the mrdA gene encoding penicillin-binding protein 2 yields MHVLGGVIVAVIAVLLLRLVYLQIYDGDYYASLADGNRIRIIPSVAPRGNFFDRNGTPLVMNRPSFTVSLLPLSGTIPEDVIERLSVLLHVPTEEIHKKIDAHVGFDPIRIKQDIGPEVYTIIEEQRDKYPGVMIEAQPIRDYVYKTWGAHVFGYVSEISNEELEKRKAEGYKSGDIVGKFGLERVYDKTVRGTDGGRQVEVDVAGKPVNNLGTKEPVAGNDLVLTIDATIQVAAERAIDQQLSAIGANAAAAVVMNPQTGEVLALVSRPSFDPNLFVNGISTKDWKVINENPYHPMDNKAITGEYPPGSTFKIVTGTAALQENVVSPNEIIYDSGRHWIIPKGNAGGEALGPINFIQALAHSDNVYFYEMGNRLGVDRLGEYARMFGVGSKTGIDLPYEAEGLVPSREYKKKVYEDDWYLSETFDAAIGQGFDLVTPLQAAAIMGAIAANGDRYQPHLVQRIVGPDGSTVETIKPKRIGRLDVRPEVIALVQQGLRDVTKYGTAASAFGAKYPIDIAGKTGTAENSHGRDHGWFVAYGPFNSPTIVVAVIVEQGGFGSLSAVPIGKKILDAAFGLDTPEVKAVRQEVAARQKS; encoded by the coding sequence ATGCATGTGCTCGGCGGCGTCATCGTCGCCGTCATCGCCGTGCTTCTGCTGCGGCTCGTCTATCTCCAAATCTATGACGGCGACTATTATGCGAGCCTTGCGGACGGCAACCGCATCCGCATCATCCCGAGCGTTGCGCCGCGCGGCAATTTCTTCGACCGTAACGGCACGCCTCTGGTCATGAACCGCCCGAGCTTCACCGTGTCGCTTTTGCCACTGTCGGGTACGATTCCCGAGGACGTCATCGAGCGATTGTCCGTGCTCCTTCATGTGCCGACGGAAGAGATCCACAAGAAGATCGACGCGCATGTCGGCTTCGATCCCATACGCATCAAGCAGGACATCGGCCCTGAGGTCTATACGATCATCGAGGAACAGCGCGACAAGTATCCGGGCGTCATGATCGAGGCGCAGCCGATCCGCGATTACGTCTACAAGACGTGGGGGGCGCATGTCTTCGGCTACGTCAGCGAGATCAGTAACGAGGAGCTGGAAAAGCGCAAGGCGGAAGGCTACAAGTCGGGCGACATCGTCGGCAAGTTTGGCTTGGAGCGCGTCTACGACAAGACGGTGCGCGGCACGGACGGCGGCAGGCAGGTCGAGGTCGACGTTGCGGGCAAGCCCGTGAACAACCTCGGCACGAAAGAGCCGGTCGCGGGCAACGACCTCGTCCTCACGATTGATGCGACGATCCAGGTCGCCGCCGAACGCGCCATCGATCAGCAGCTTTCCGCCATCGGCGCCAACGCGGCGGCGGCGGTCGTCATGAATCCGCAGACGGGCGAGGTGCTCGCTCTCGTGAGCCGTCCGTCCTTCGATCCGAACCTCTTCGTCAACGGCATATCGACGAAGGATTGGAAGGTTATCAACGAGAATCCGTATCATCCGATGGACAACAAGGCGATCACGGGCGAGTATCCGCCGGGCTCGACCTTCAAGATCGTCACGGGCACTGCCGCACTGCAGGAAAATGTCGTCTCGCCGAATGAGATCATCTACGACTCGGGACGTCATTGGATCATTCCGAAGGGAAACGCGGGCGGCGAAGCGCTCGGCCCTATCAATTTCATCCAGGCGCTCGCCCACTCGGATAATGTCTACTTCTACGAGATGGGCAATCGCCTCGGCGTCGACCGTCTGGGCGAGTACGCGCGCATGTTCGGCGTCGGCTCGAAGACGGGCATCGACCTGCCCTACGAGGCCGAAGGTCTCGTGCCGAGCCGCGAGTACAAGAAGAAGGTCTACGAAGACGACTGGTATCTGTCGGAGACCTTCGATGCGGCGATCGGGCAGGGATTCGACCTTGTGACGCCGCTGCAGGCGGCCGCCATCATGGGGGCGATTGCAGCGAACGGCGACCGCTATCAGCCGCATCTCGTGCAGCGCATCGTAGGCCCTGACGGCAGTACGGTCGAGACGATAAAGCCCAAGCGCATCGGCAGGCTCGATGTGCGCCCGGAGGTCATCGCGCTCGTGCAGCAGGGGCTCAGGGACGTCACGAAGTACGGCACAGCGGCGTCGGCCTTTGGTGCGAAGTATCCCATCGACATCGCGGGCAAGACGGGCACGGCGGAGAACTCGCACGGGCGCGACCACGGCTGGTTCGTCGCCTACGGGCCGTTCAACAGCCCGACGATCGTCGTCGCGGTCATCGTCGAGCAGGGCGGCTTCGGCTCTCTGTCCGCCGTGCCGATCGGCAAGAAGATCCTCGACGCGGCTTTTGGCCTCGATACGCCCGAAGTCAAAGCTGTTCGGCAAGAAGTGGCGGCGCGGCAGAAATCTTGA
- the minC gene encoding septum site-determining protein MinC yields the protein MEKESVLFKGLKTGLLLVLAGKPEFSVVEREIREKLESSALFFRRGTVIEWRTGTFTAKESLALKKLFLQHGLYFREMKEEADAKKPAVSAVSGAAAAARAGAVLGRKRAESSEMKAEPDADKKDVQMLVVNRTLRGGQEVQSQGSVLVLGNVNPGAQVIAGGSIDIRGTCRGIVHAGAYGDRDAIIIADHLMPVQIRIADVIAQSPEQYEKPELAERASVQDGRIVIEPIER from the coding sequence ATGGAGAAAGAAAGCGTATTGTTTAAGGGGCTGAAGACGGGGCTTCTGCTCGTGCTGGCAGGAAAGCCCGAGTTTTCTGTTGTTGAGCGCGAGATTCGTGAAAAGCTGGAATCGAGCGCCCTGTTCTTCCGGCGCGGCACGGTCATCGAGTGGCGCACGGGGACGTTCACGGCGAAGGAAAGCCTCGCTTTGAAGAAGCTCTTCCTGCAGCACGGCTTGTACTTCCGTGAGATGAAGGAAGAAGCTGATGCAAAGAAGCCTGCCGTCAGCGCGGTGAGCGGGGCGGCGGCAGCGGCGCGGGCGGGAGCCGTCCTCGGCAGGAAGAGGGCGGAGTCTTCTGAGATGAAGGCAGAGCCGGACGCGGACAAGAAGGACGTGCAGATGCTCGTCGTGAACCGCACGCTTCGCGGCGGACAGGAGGTGCAGAGCCAAGGCTCGGTGCTCGTTCTCGGCAACGTGAACCCCGGGGCGCAGGTCATCGCGGGCGGCAGCATCGACATACGCGGCACCTGCCGCGGCATCGTCCATGCGGGCGCTTACGGCGACAGGGACGCCATCATCATCGCGGATCACCTGATGCCCGTGCAGATCCGCATCGCCGACGTCATAGCGCAGTCGCCCGAGCAGTATGAGAAGCCGGAGCTTGCCGAAAGGGCGAGCGTGCAGGATGGACGAATCGTGATTGAACCGATAGAAAGGTAG
- the minD gene encoding septum site-determining protein MinD gives MAEVIVITSGKGGVGKTTTTANIGVGLAKRGKKVVLIDTDTGLRNLDLLLGLERRIVYTLVDVIQKRTTYKRALVRHKKYETLFLMPTSQVADKSAIEPEQMKELIAEMKEEFDYILVDCPAGIEQGFQTAVIAADWAIVVTMPEIAAVRDADKIIGRLQNDGKEIKLVVNRIRSQMVKDGTMLDMDAINDILSLPCIGQIPDDEKVIDSANRGEPVIDNANSLAGKAYANVVSRIMGEDVPFLETPNESFLQRLKNMILGRGKRDD, from the coding sequence ATGGCAGAAGTTATCGTTATCACCTCAGGCAAGGGAGGAGTCGGCAAGACGACGACCACGGCGAATATTGGCGTGGGACTCGCGAAGCGCGGCAAGAAGGTCGTGCTCATCGACACCGATACGGGGCTCAGGAATCTCGATTTGCTCCTTGGACTCGAACGCCGCATCGTCTATACGCTCGTCGACGTCATCCAGAAGCGCACGACGTACAAGCGGGCGCTCGTGCGCCACAAGAAGTATGAGACGCTCTTTTTGATGCCGACGTCACAGGTCGCGGACAAGTCGGCGATCGAGCCCGAGCAGATGAAGGAGCTCATCGCTGAGATGAAGGAGGAGTTCGACTACATCCTCGTCGACTGCCCGGCGGGCATCGAGCAGGGTTTCCAGACGGCGGTCATCGCAGCGGATTGGGCGATCGTCGTCACGATGCCCGAGATCGCCGCCGTGCGCGACGCCGACAAGATCATCGGCAGACTGCAGAACGACGGCAAGGAGATCAAGCTCGTCGTCAACCGCATCCGCTCGCAGATGGTCAAGGACGGCACGATGCTCGACATGGATGCGATCAACGACATCCTGTCCCTGCCGTGCATTGGACAGATTCCCGACGATGAGAAGGTCATCGATTCGGCGAACCGCGGCGAGCCGGTCATTGACAATGCGAATTCGCTCGCGGGCAAGGCGTATGCCAACGTCGTCTCGCGCATCATGGGCGAGGACGTGCCCTTCCTTGAAACGCCGAACGAGAGCTTCCTGCAGCGGCTCAAGAACATGATCCTCGGAAGGGGGAAGCGTGATGATTGA
- the minE gene encoding cell division topological specificity factor MinE, producing MIEALLKIFGKQGKSSREIAHDRLKVVLIHDRLSVSPEVMDKIKTDIIHVISNYVEINQKDMEISLANDQDSVALIANIPVSRMKPKESSRR from the coding sequence ATGATTGAAGCTTTGCTCAAGATTTTCGGCAAGCAGGGCAAGTCGTCGCGTGAGATCGCCCATGATCGCCTGAAGGTCGTCCTGATTCATGATCGACTGAGCGTTTCGCCCGAGGTCATGGACAAGATTAAGACCGACATCATCCACGTCATTTCCAACTATGTGGAGATCAATCAGAAGGATATGGAGATCTCGCTCGCCAACGACCAGGATTCCGTCGCGCTCATCGCGAACATTCCCGTGAGCCGAATGAAGCCCAAGGAAAGCAGCAGACGCTAG
- the rodA gene encoding rod shape-determining protein RodA, with the protein MNKRWLRRMDFTLIGATAAIVVMSLIVIGSATHINTAGGDHYWFVQKQGAFVVLNVLFAIFLMNFDYKALQNYGRNLYIFNAVMLLLVMIIGQTALGAQRWIQLGPITLQPSEFSKIIMIIALAAMLEDRVGKLNTVSDILPVLGYVALPFFLVLKQPDLGTSLVFIAILLGMMFVAGVNLRILAAGFAAGVAASPLLWLFLKDYQKMRLKVFLDPSVDPLGSGYHIIQSKIAIGSGLIFGKGLFGGTQSQLNFLPENHTDFIFAVVGEELGFVGAAALLLLYLVVLWRGVKIARDASDTFGRLLAVGITSMLAFHVLVNVGMTTGIMPVTGIPLPLMSYGVSSLTTNLIAITILLNIHMRKAKFVF; encoded by the coding sequence ATGAACAAGCGTTGGCTCAGGCGCATGGACTTCACGCTGATCGGTGCGACGGCGGCGATCGTCGTCATGAGCCTCATCGTCATCGGCAGCGCCACGCACATCAATACGGCGGGCGGCGATCACTACTGGTTCGTGCAGAAGCAGGGCGCATTCGTCGTCTTGAACGTGCTCTTCGCCATATTCCTCATGAATTTTGACTACAAGGCGCTGCAGAATTATGGCAGGAATCTTTACATCTTCAACGCTGTCATGCTTCTCCTCGTCATGATCATCGGACAGACGGCGCTCGGCGCACAGCGCTGGATTCAGCTCGGCCCCATCACCCTGCAGCCGTCGGAGTTTTCGAAGATCATCATGATCATCGCGCTCGCCGCCATGTTGGAAGATCGCGTGGGAAAACTCAACACCGTGAGCGACATCCTGCCCGTCCTCGGCTATGTGGCGCTGCCGTTCTTCCTCGTCCTCAAGCAGCCCGATCTCGGCACGTCGCTCGTTTTCATCGCCATTCTCTTGGGCATGATGTTCGTCGCGGGCGTGAACCTTCGCATACTGGCGGCAGGCTTTGCGGCGGGCGTGGCGGCGTCGCCCCTTCTCTGGCTCTTTTTGAAGGATTACCAGAAGATGCGCCTCAAGGTTTTTCTCGATCCGAGTGTCGACCCGCTTGGCTCGGGCTATCACATCATTCAGTCGAAAATCGCCATCGGATCGGGACTGATCTTCGGCAAGGGGCTTTTCGGCGGTACGCAGAGCCAGCTGAACTTCCTGCCCGAGAACCACACGGATTTCATCTTCGCCGTCGTCGGCGAGGAACTGGGCTTCGTCGGTGCGGCGGCGCTGCTTCTTTTGTACCTCGTCGTGCTCTGGCGCGGCGTGAAGATCGCGCGTGACGCGAGCGACACTTTCGGCCGGCTGCTCGCCGTCGGCATCACCTCGATGCTCGCCTTCCATGTGCTCGTCAACGTCGGCATGACGACGGGCATCATGCCCGTCACGGGCATACCGCTGCCGCTCATGAGCTACGGCGTCAGTTCGCTGACGACGAATTTGATCGCGATCACGATCTTGCTCAACATCCACATGCGCAAGGCAAAGTTTGTATTCTGA
- a CDS encoding TIGR03960 family B12-binding radical SAM protein, translated as MVKLEQEMLQAVEKPARYTGGEWNAQPKDSAAVLCRIALAMADVYEVGMSNLGLKILYEILNRRDDIAAERVYAPWLDMEEEMRRRGIPLFSLETFREISSFDILGFSLQYELLITNTLNMLDLAGLPLHAAERTDEQPFVIGGGPCVYNTEPIADFFDFFVLGDGEEIVVEVCDALIAWKKEGRPDGRRGFLRRAARIPGVYVPSFYAPEYDAQGMFTGLRILDAAASPQIYRRVVKDLDAAPFLEKPVVPYLGIVHDRLMLELFRGCTRGCRFCQAGMAYRPVRERRPETLESLARTLFDSTGYNEMSLTSLSSADYSCLSPLVDGLLAGTQGERVSFSLPSLRIDSFSVDIAERLQQVRKSGLTFAPEAGTQRLRDVINKNVTEDDLLHSVRTAFEQGWKAVKLYFMMGLPTETDEDIVGIAELAQKVVDCYKEVKGKRGVKVTVSVSCFVPKAYTPFQWFAQVPQEEFERRQRLLKESIRDRAISFHYHDARASVLEGALSRGDRRLSAVIETAWRNGAKFDGWTDQFKDEVWKDAFCRCGIAPEFYSRRTRDLEEVLPWAHTSPGVSEDFLRREWQRAQEAALTHDCRRETCTGCGVCPELGCDVVDWRGEA; from the coding sequence ATGGTCAAGTTGGAACAGGAGATGCTTCAGGCTGTCGAGAAACCCGCACGCTATACGGGCGGTGAATGGAACGCGCAGCCGAAGGACTCCGCCGCCGTCCTTTGCCGCATCGCGCTCGCGATGGCGGACGTCTATGAGGTCGGCATGTCAAACCTCGGGCTGAAGATTCTCTATGAGATTTTGAACCGCCGCGATGACATCGCGGCGGAACGTGTTTATGCGCCTTGGCTCGATATGGAAGAGGAAATGCGCCGCCGCGGCATCCCGCTCTTTTCGCTCGAAACCTTCCGGGAGATTTCTTCCTTCGACATCCTCGGCTTCTCGCTGCAGTACGAACTTCTCATCACGAACACGCTCAACATGCTTGACCTCGCAGGGCTGCCGCTCCATGCGGCGGAGCGCACGGACGAGCAGCCCTTCGTCATCGGCGGCGGCCCCTGCGTATACAACACGGAGCCGATCGCCGACTTCTTCGACTTCTTCGTGCTCGGCGACGGCGAGGAAATCGTCGTCGAGGTGTGCGACGCCTTGATCGCCTGGAAGAAGGAGGGTCGCCCGGACGGCAGGCGCGGCTTCCTGCGCCGCGCTGCGCGGATTCCGGGCGTCTACGTGCCGTCCTTTTATGCGCCCGAGTACGATGCGCAGGGCATGTTCACGGGGCTTCGCATCCTCGATGCGGCAGCTTCGCCGCAAATCTATCGGCGCGTCGTCAAGGATCTCGATGCCGCGCCCTTTTTGGAAAAGCCCGTCGTGCCGTACCTCGGCATCGTGCACGACCGCCTCATGCTCGAGCTTTTCCGCGGCTGCACGCGCGGCTGCCGCTTCTGTCAGGCGGGCATGGCGTACCGCCCCGTGCGCGAGCGCCGTCCCGAGACGCTCGAATCCTTGGCACGCACCCTCTTCGACTCGACGGGCTACAACGAGATGTCCTTGACGTCGCTCTCGTCCGCCGACTACTCGTGCCTCTCGCCGCTCGTCGACGGGCTTCTTGCCGGCACTCAGGGCGAGCGCGTGAGCTTTTCCCTGCCGTCTTTGCGCATCGACAGTTTCTCCGTCGACATCGCCGAGCGATTGCAGCAGGTGCGAAAGAGCGGCCTGACGTTTGCGCCCGAGGCGGGCACGCAGCGCCTCAGAGACGTCATCAACAAGAACGTGACGGAAGACGACTTGCTGCACTCGGTGCGCACGGCGTTCGAGCAGGGCTGGAAGGCGGTCAAGCTCTACTTCATGATGGGTCTGCCGACCGAGACGGACGAGGACATCGTCGGCATCGCAGAACTCGCGCAGAAAGTCGTCGACTGCTACAAGGAAGTCAAGGGAAAGCGCGGCGTCAAGGTCACGGTGTCCGTCTCGTGCTTCGTGCCCAAGGCGTACACGCCGTTCCAGTGGTTCGCGCAGGTGCCGCAGGAAGAATTCGAGCGAAGACAGCGGCTTTTGAAGGAGAGCATACGCGATCGCGCGATCTCGTTTCACTACCATGACGCACGCGCGAGCGTCCTCGAAGGAGCGCTGTCACGCGGCGATCGCAGGCTCTCAGCCGTCATTGAGACGGCGTGGCGAAACGGCGCGAAGTTCGACGGCTGGACGGATCAGTTCAAGGACGAGGTCTGGAAGGACGCCTTTTGCCGCTGCGGCATTGCGCCCGAGTTCTACAGCCGGCGCACGCGCGATCTGGAAGAAGTCCTGCCGTGGGCGCACACGAGCCCGGGCGTGTCTGAGGACTTTTTGCGCCGCGAGTGGCAGCGTGCACAGGAAGCGGCGCTCACGCATGACTGCCGGCGCGAAACGTGTACGGGCTGCGGCGTCTGTCCCGAGCTTGGCTGCGACGTCGTCGATTGGAGGGGAGAAGCATGA
- a CDS encoding TIGR03936 family radical SAM-associated protein, with translation MKLRALLTKGEEIRFISHLDYAALIERAIRRAKLPVVYSEGFNPHMKFSFASALAVGVTSEAEVMDVELSRPVAQPEAWDRLATALPSGVRLGRLVPYEGKAKSLMAAVDRAEYRVRVPYAGAEEEARRAVAAFFAAPEAIYRRVLPKKTREVDAKAYLKEIRVEKEGGDLLLFLAIAVTPEGSLKPGEAIGLLAHDFGLAVEPREAEICRTALLSGGKDLFALIES, from the coding sequence ATGAAGCTGCGCGCACTCTTGACGAAGGGCGAGGAGATCCGCTTCATCTCCCATCTCGATTACGCTGCGCTCATCGAGCGGGCGATCCGCCGCGCCAAATTGCCTGTCGTCTATTCGGAGGGGTTCAACCCGCACATGAAGTTCTCGTTCGCCTCGGCGCTCGCCGTGGGCGTGACGAGCGAGGCGGAGGTCATGGACGTGGAGCTTTCGCGCCCCGTCGCGCAGCCCGAGGCGTGGGACAGGCTCGCCACCGCCCTGCCGTCGGGCGTGCGCCTCGGTCGCCTCGTCCCGTACGAGGGCAAGGCGAAGTCGCTGATGGCGGCGGTCGACCGCGCCGAGTACCGCGTGCGCGTGCCTTATGCGGGCGCGGAGGAGGAGGCGCGGCGCGCTGTCGCTGCCTTCTTCGCTGCGCCCGAGGCCATCTATCGGCGCGTCCTGCCGAAGAAGACGCGCGAGGTCGACGCGAAGGCGTACCTGAAGGAAATCCGTGTGGAAAAAGAGGGCGGCGATCTGCTGCTCTTTCTCGCCATCGCCGTCACGCCTGAGGGCAGTCTGAAGCCTGGCGAGGCGATCGGGCTTCTGGCGCATGACTTCGGTCTCGCCGTCGAGCCGAGGGAGGCCGAGATCTGCCGCACGGCGCTTCTTTCGGGCGGCAAAGACCTTTTCGCCCTGATCGAATCGTAA
- a CDS encoding Rne/Rng family ribonuclease — translation MKTILVNCAPEETRMAIVESDELLAVEVERESQSHLVGNIYKGQVQNVLPGMQAAFVDIGWEKNAFLYIGDGVPHEGAQKTTPVARIHIGQRLPVQITKDAIGTKGPRATMHLSIPGRNVVLMPTAAYIGISRRIEGEAERARLREIAARICPAGMGLIIRTAAHGQTEESFQEDVDRLVRLWQTLQAKNKMAKAPALLYRDADLIVRLVRDSFTEEIDALYIDDADACRRVKELVESISPELAQRVHLYEEREPLFRRYGVEGEIERLGEREVVLPSGGSIVIDKTEALTAIDVNTGRYVGKANLGDTVYRTNLEAAAEILKQIRLRDIGGIILVDFIDMDTDEQKEKLLAFLRDRVRFDRTKTNIVDITALGLIEITRKKSRQNLESIIYSPCPYCHGRGRVESPETIAIRICRDIRRLESKAHAGAYEIEVASRIARAVEIAEPLAHLAAELALRLTVVAKDVMALESYTILPKED, via the coding sequence ATGAAAACCATTCTTGTAAACTGCGCCCCCGAAGAGACGCGCATGGCGATCGTGGAAAGCGACGAGCTTCTGGCGGTCGAGGTTGAGCGCGAGTCGCAGTCGCACCTCGTCGGCAACATCTACAAGGGACAGGTGCAGAACGTCCTGCCGGGCATGCAGGCGGCTTTCGTCGACATTGGCTGGGAGAAGAACGCGTTCCTCTACATCGGCGACGGCGTGCCGCACGAGGGCGCACAGAAAACGACGCCCGTCGCACGCATCCACATCGGCCAGCGGCTGCCCGTACAAATCACGAAGGACGCCATCGGCACGAAGGGGCCGCGCGCGACAATGCACCTGTCGATTCCGGGCAGGAACGTCGTACTCATGCCGACGGCCGCCTACATCGGCATTTCGCGGCGCATCGAAGGCGAGGCCGAGCGTGCGCGGCTTCGGGAGATCGCTGCGCGCATCTGCCCGGCGGGCATGGGACTCATCATCCGCACGGCGGCGCACGGGCAGACGGAAGAGAGTTTCCAAGAGGACGTCGATCGCCTCGTGCGCCTCTGGCAAACCCTGCAGGCGAAAAACAAGATGGCGAAGGCGCCGGCGCTCCTCTACCGCGACGCCGACCTCATCGTGCGCCTCGTGCGCGACTCCTTCACAGAAGAGATTGATGCGCTCTACATTGACGACGCTGACGCCTGCCGCCGCGTGAAGGAACTCGTCGAATCCATCTCGCCCGAGCTTGCACAAAGAGTCCATCTCTACGAAGAGCGCGAGCCGCTCTTTCGTCGCTACGGCGTGGAGGGAGAAATCGAGCGCCTCGGCGAGCGCGAGGTCGTGCTTCCCTCGGGCGGCTCCATCGTCATCGACAAGACGGAGGCGCTGACCGCCATCGACGTGAACACGGGGCGCTACGTCGGCAAGGCGAACCTCGGCGACACGGTCTACCGCACGAACCTCGAAGCGGCGGCTGAGATCTTGAAGCAGATCCGCCTCAGGGACATCGGCGGCATCATCCTCGTCGACTTCATCGACATGGACACGGACGAGCAGAAGGAAAAGCTCCTCGCCTTCCTGCGCGACCGCGTGCGCTTCGACCGCACGAAGACGAACATCGTCGACATCACGGCGCTCGGCCTCATCGAGATCACGCGCAAGAAGTCGCGGCAGAATTTGGAGAGCATCATCTACAGCCCGTGCCCTTACTGCCACGGTCGGGGCAGGGTCGAATCGCCCGAAACGATCGCCATCCGAATCTGCCGGGACATCCGTCGCTTGGAGAGCAAGGCGCACGCGGGCGCATACGAGATCGAAGTGGCGAGCCGCATCGCACGCGCCGTGGAAATTGCCGAGCCGCTCGCACACCTCGCCGCCGAACTCGCTCTTCGCCTGACCGTCGTCGCCAAGGACGTCATGGCGCTCGAAAGCTACACGATCTTGCCGAAGGAAGATTGA
- a CDS encoding FAD-dependent oxidoreductase, whose product MQETKEYQNLILGFGKAGKTLAGLLAKRGESVALVERSKERYGGTCINVACIPSKSLEYSARLSAAAGGDFAARAARYRAAIAEKRRLTAMLRQKNYEKVTATGAEVIDGEASFLDAHTVRIVTETGERIVRAGRIFINTGAAPFVPPIPGLKESVHVYTSEGMMELDELPEKLVIIGGGYIGLEFASYYANFGSDVTVVQDAAEFIPREDKEIAACVEKVLEERGISIVKSAKVLGVKDEDGGAVLTVEAAGSERRLAADAVLVATGRRPELAALQLEKAGVKLSDRGAVAVDEKLRTTAEHIWAMGDVAGSLQFTYISLDDFRIVKDTLFGKGERTTKNRGVVPYSVFIDPPLSRVGMTEEEARAAGFEVAVRKLAVAAIPKAQVLRKPAGLLKAVIDAKTDKILGAHLFCPESQEMINIVKLAMDAGIPAGTLADAVYTHPTMTEAFNDLFA is encoded by the coding sequence ATGCAGGAAACGAAAGAATACCAGAATTTGATCCTTGGATTCGGCAAGGCGGGCAAGACTTTGGCGGGGCTTCTGGCAAAGCGCGGCGAGTCCGTCGCGCTTGTCGAGCGTTCGAAGGAGCGCTACGGCGGCACTTGCATCAATGTCGCCTGCATCCCGTCGAAGTCGCTAGAGTACAGTGCGAGGCTTTCTGCTGCGGCGGGCGGCGATTTTGCGGCGAGGGCGGCGCGCTATCGGGCGGCAATCGCTGAAAAGCGGCGTCTGACGGCGATGCTCCGCCAGAAGAACTACGAGAAGGTCACGGCGACGGGGGCGGAGGTCATCGACGGTGAGGCTTCCTTCCTAGACGCGCATACGGTGCGCATCGTGACGGAGACGGGAGAAAGAATCGTGCGCGCCGGGCGCATCTTCATCAATACGGGCGCGGCACCCTTCGTGCCGCCGATTCCGGGGCTTAAGGAGAGTGTGCATGTCTATACGAGCGAGGGAATGATGGAGCTTGACGAGCTGCCTGAAAAGCTTGTCATCATTGGCGGCGGCTACATCGGCTTGGAGTTTGCCTCCTACTATGCAAATTTTGGCTCCGACGTCACGGTCGTGCAGGATGCGGCGGAATTTATTCCGCGTGAGGATAAGGAAATCGCTGCCTGCGTGGAGAAAGTGCTTGAAGAACGCGGCATATCCATCGTGAAGAGCGCGAAGGTGCTCGGTGTCAAGGATGAGGACGGCGGTGCCGTGCTCACGGTCGAGGCGGCCGGGAGTGAGCGTCGGCTCGCGGCGGACGCCGTTCTCGTTGCGACGGGCAGGCGGCCTGAGCTTGCCGCTTTGCAGTTGGAAAAGGCAGGCGTAAAGCTTTCGGATCGCGGTGCGGTTGCGGTCGATGAGAAACTGCGGACGACGGCAGAGCATATATGGGCGATGGGCGACGTCGCGGGCAGCTTGCAATTCACATACATTTCGCTCGATGATTTCCGCATCGTCAAGGACACGCTGTTTGGCAAGGGCGAACGCACGACAAAGAACCGCGGCGTCGTGCCCTATTCGGTGTTCATCGATCCGCCGCTTTCTCGCGTGGGCATGACGGAAGAGGAAGCGCGAGCCGCAGGCTTCGAGGTCGCCGTGCGAAAGCTCGCTGTCGCCGCTATCCCGAAGGCACAGGTGCTGCGAAAGCCTGCGGGGTTGTTGAAGGCGGTCATTGATGCAAAGACGGACAAGATCTTAGGGGCGCATCTCTTTTGCCCGGAGTCGCAGGAAATGATCAATATCGTAAAGCTCGCCATGGATGCGGGCATCCCGGCAGGCACGCTGGCGGATGCCGTTTACACGCACCCGACGATGACGGAGGCATTCAACGATCTTTTCGCTTGA